In Kocuria turfanensis, a single genomic region encodes these proteins:
- a CDS encoding ANTAR domain-containing protein, with the protein MTDPSSVAHRPIPSFPSVSTRLRLHEVLAESADLREFLEEFTQVMAAHLSSQGTSVWCAVTVLRDGRVGTVASSNARAEVLDEIQYDYGDGPCLTAARQQLLVHVPDLARGPWPDYGQAALAHGVHSAVAAPFDLPGPDKAALNVYAGTVDAFDEDAIAAITQEVVAASTALRLALRLAKHQDTESDLTAAMGSRTAIDVAVGILIAQQHCTQSEAFELLAATAARRKMKVRDLAVELVAASTGQPPTTHFNASEAPWAHQRPD; encoded by the coding sequence GTGACCGATCCGTCCTCGGTGGCCCACCGCCCGATTCCGTCCTTCCCGTCGGTCTCCACCCGGCTGCGTCTGCACGAGGTGCTGGCTGAGAGTGCGGACCTGCGGGAGTTCTTGGAGGAGTTCACTCAGGTGATGGCCGCGCACCTGAGCTCGCAGGGCACCTCGGTGTGGTGCGCGGTGACCGTGTTGCGTGACGGTCGGGTGGGCACGGTGGCCAGCTCCAACGCCCGGGCCGAGGTCCTGGATGAGATCCAGTACGACTACGGGGACGGGCCATGTCTGACCGCGGCCCGCCAGCAGCTGCTCGTCCACGTCCCGGATTTGGCGCGGGGCCCCTGGCCGGACTACGGGCAGGCCGCCCTCGCCCACGGGGTGCATTCGGCCGTGGCGGCCCCGTTCGATCTGCCCGGCCCGGACAAGGCGGCGCTGAACGTCTATGCCGGCACCGTCGATGCTTTCGATGAGGACGCGATCGCGGCGATCACCCAGGAGGTCGTGGCCGCCTCCACCGCCCTGCGCCTGGCCCTGCGCCTGGCCAAACACCAGGACACCGAGTCCGATCTGACCGCGGCGATGGGCTCGCGCACCGCCATCGACGTGGCGGTGGGCATCCTCATCGCCCAGCAGCACTGCACCCAGTCCGAGGCGTTCGAGCTGTTGGCCGCGACCGCGGCCCGGCGCAAGATGAAGGTCCGGGACCTGGCGGTGGAGCTGGTGGCCGCCAGCACCGGCCAACCCCCCACCACCCACTTCAACGCCTCCGAGGCCCCGTGGGCGCACCAGCGCCCCGATTGA
- a CDS encoding FadR/GntR family transcriptional regulator, whose product MPAPTRTYTLVLDWLEERLRSGEISVGDRLPAERHLAEEFGISRASVREAFRVLDAMGLVRSSTGSGPNAGAIVISDPSAALGWALRMHVANRSLRIGDLVQTRLLLETQSAHEAATAPDTPERTAILDQATELVAAMDDPDLPDERFHAHDAQFHILLASLAGNVVVETIMASLRQATIGYVQETVAGLADWPQVRHTLQEQHKNILEAFQQRRGADAAEALRHHIIWFFELSDHR is encoded by the coding sequence GTGCCCGCGCCCACACGCACCTACACCCTCGTCCTCGACTGGCTCGAAGAACGACTGCGCTCGGGCGAGATCTCGGTGGGCGACAGACTGCCCGCAGAGCGCCACCTGGCCGAAGAGTTCGGGATCTCCCGCGCCTCGGTCCGCGAAGCATTCCGGGTCCTCGACGCCATGGGCCTGGTCCGCTCCTCCACCGGGTCCGGGCCCAACGCCGGGGCGATCGTCATCTCGGACCCCTCGGCCGCCCTCGGCTGGGCGCTGCGGATGCACGTGGCCAACCGGTCCCTGCGCATCGGCGATCTGGTGCAGACCCGGCTGCTGCTCGAAACCCAGTCCGCCCACGAAGCCGCCACCGCCCCGGACACCCCCGAGCGCACCGCGATACTTGACCAGGCCACCGAACTGGTGGCCGCCATGGACGACCCGGACCTGCCGGACGAGCGCTTCCACGCCCACGACGCGCAGTTCCACATCCTGCTCGCCTCCCTGGCCGGCAACGTGGTGGTCGAGACCATCATGGCCTCGCTGCGCCAGGCCACCATCGGCTACGTCCAGGAGACCGTCGCCGGCCTGGCGGACTGGCCGCAGGTACGCCACACCCTCCAGGAACAGCACAAGAACATCCTGGAGGCCTTCCAGCAGCGCCGAGGCGCAGACGCCGCCGAAGCCCTGCGCCACCACATCATCTGGTTCTTCGAACTCAGCGATCACCGCTAA
- a CDS encoding helix-turn-helix transcriptional regulator — protein MRNLVHDSRQRLGWSQQRLADELGVSRQTVISIERGRFDPSLPLAFRLAAVFDSTIEELFFPDDQP, from the coding sequence GTGCGGAACCTGGTCCACGACTCACGTCAACGCCTCGGGTGGTCGCAACAACGGCTCGCCGACGAGCTGGGTGTCTCACGTCAGACCGTCATCTCCATCGAACGCGGACGCTTCGACCCCTCGCTGCCGCTGGCCTTCCGGCTCGCCGCAGTGTTCGACAGCACCATCGAGGAACTCTTCTTCCCCGATGACCAGCCATAG